From Caretta caretta isolate rCarCar2 chromosome 9, rCarCar1.hap1, whole genome shotgun sequence, one genomic window encodes:
- the UTP14A gene encoding U3 small nucleolar RNA-associated protein 14 homolog A encodes MAEEDLFRSDHPVSASEDEGDDNAERRHCQLLEAVSSLAGKKRRKLAERTEASVQVSEFNLSCEGIGEKLVLPELLGSIRASSSLGIVKKQLNRVKQKKSLELPLSKEESERVVREAAYNKTSKAVAKWEQVVQQNRRAEQLVFPLKQEQMGVAPIEEVLTGWKARTPLEQEIFSLLHKTQQPVMDPLLTPLEEASLRAMSLEEAQLRRAELQKARALQSYYEAKARREKKIKSKKYHRVLQKGRSRKALKEFEVLRKLDPEAALTKLEEMERSRIEERMSLKHQNKGKWARSRAIMAKYNLEARKAMQEQLSRNKELTQKVPMEPEGEEEGDMAGEDLLPDSINEVQPSTDGANPWMLGKPSSEVKDSGTQEDPKDPRESAAPEDAGNEGEEMSEDEILLQDFEQRRCTRQQQTGSPEPEGAGEAEEARLFDELLSNVQTGPGVEQPAQGPEGPLLSEQLGRRRTLEEIDALGQEEGAEEQERPWPTGTLQESEEEGSAGGGRTVRKAPKQKMINLQAVLAGESHVIQCPAQPISVQDEEEEAADQRLVIKEAFAGDDVIADFLREKHKVEQAGKPQAVDLVLPGWGEWGGTGLRPSARKRKRFLIKPVPGPPRRDRHLPHVIISQQRNVLAAAHQVNEVPFPFDRRQQFERSMRAPVGPTWNTQQAFQKLTAPRILTQPGHIIQPISAEDASPQSTVPTRGGSTALPPTPQRSRHHQHPHKKAR; translated from the exons GCGGAAGCTGGCTGAACGCACAGAGGCGAGCGTGCAGGTGTCCGAGTTCAACCTCAGCTGTGAAG GCATCGGGGAGAAGCTGGTCCTGCCTGAGCTGCTGGGGTCCATCCGGGCTTCGTCCTCCCTGGGCATCGTGAAGAAGCAATTGAATAGAGTCAAGCAGAAAAAGTCCCTGGAGCTGCCACTCAGCAAAGAGGAGTCAGAGCGG GTTGTGAGGGAAGCTGCCTACAATAAGACCTCGAAGGCTGTTGCCAAGTGGGAGCAGGTGGTTCAGCAGAACCGACGAGCGGAACAGTTGGTTTTCCCCCTGAAGCAGGAGCAGATGGGGGTTGCACCCATCGAGGAGGTGTTGACCGGCTGGAAG GCCCGAACACCGCTGGAGCAGGAGATCTTCAGTCTTCTCCATAAGACGCAGCAGCCGGTGATGGACCCGCTGCTGACGCCTCTGGAAGAGGCCTCGCTGCGGGCAATGAGCCTGGAGGAG GCTCAGCTACGCCGGGCAGAGCTGCAGAAGGCCCGTGCTCTGCAGTCCTACTATGAGGCCAAGGCCCGTCGAGAGAAGAAGATCAAGAGCAAGAA GTACCACCGAGTGCTGCAGAAGGGCAGGAGTCGCAAGGCCCTGAAGGAGTTTGAGGTGCTGCGGAAGCTAGACCCCGAGGCTGCCCTGACAAagctggaggagatggagagaagCAGGATTGAG GAGAGGATGAGCCTCAAGCACCAGAACAAGGGGAAATGGGCCCGCTCCAGGGCCATTATGGCCAAGTACAACTTGGAG GCCCGCAAGGCCATGCAGGAGCAGCTGTCCAGAAACAAGGAGCTGACCCAGAAAGTGCCTATGGAGCCAGAGGGCGAAGAGGAGGGCGACATGGCTGGGGAAGACCTCCTCCCGGACTCCATCAATGAAGTGCAGCCCAGCACGGACGGAGCCAACCCTTGGATGTTGGGGAAACCCAGCAGTGAAGTAAAGGACTCTGGGACGCAGGAGGACCCCAAGGACCCTAGAGAGTCTGCTGCCCCAGAGGATGCTGGGAACGAGGGAGAGGAGATGTCAGAGGATGAGATTTTGTTACAAGACTTTGAGCAAAGACGATGCACACGGCAACAACAGACAGGGAGCCCAGAGCCTGAGg GTGCTGGCGAAGCGGAGGAGGCACGCTTGTTTGATGAGCTGCTGTCGAATGTGCAGACGGGTCCTGGAGTGGAACAACCTGCCCAGGGGCCAGAGGGGCCGCTGCTGTCGGAGCAGCTGGGCAGGCGGCGCACGCTGGAGGAGATAGATGCTTTGGgccaggaggagggggcagaagagCAGGAGCGGCCCTGGCCCACCGGGACACTGCAGGAGTCAGAGGAAGagggcagtgctgggggtggCCGCACGGTCAGGAAGGCACCTAAGCAGAAGATGATCAACCTGCAGGCTGTTCTGGCTGGGGAGTCCCACGTGATCCAGTGTCCTGCCCAGCCAATCTCTGTGCAGGACGAG gaggaggaggctgcagacCAGAGGCTGGTGATCAAGGAGGCATTTGCGGGGGATGACGTCATTGCTGACTTCCTGCGGGAGAAGCACAAGGTGGAGCAGGCAGGGAAGCCGCAGGCTGTGGACCTGGTCCTACCCGGATGGGGCGAGTGGGGCGGCACGGGGCTGCGGCCTAGCGCCAGGAAGAGGAAGCG GTTCCTCATCAAGCCCGTGCCAGGGCCACCCAGGAGAGATCGGCACCTGCCCCATGTCATCATCAGCCAGCAGCGCAATGTCTTGGCTGCAGCACACCAG GTCAACGAGGTCCCTTTCCCCTTCGACCGCCGCCAGCAGTTTGAGCGGAGCATGCGGGCGCCGGTGGGGcccacgtggaacacacagcaagcttTCCAGAAGCTGACAGCCCCCCGCATCCTCACCCAGCCAGGCCACATCATCCAGCCCATATCTGCCGAGGACGCCAGCCCCCAGAGCACTGTGCCCACCCGCGGAGGCAGCACTGCCCTGCCGCCCACGCCCCAGCGTTCCAGGCACCACCAGCACCCCCACAAGAAGGCTCGCTAG